The sequence TCAATTCATACTTTTCCCATTTCTCCGACCTTGCAATAGCAACCAATGGCAACCAGTGATTGGGAATAAGAGCATGAGTAATCCCTAATAATATGGTACCTGTTATTATACTATACATGTTACAATACTCCTATTATACAATTTTATTTTAACCAATTAATCAGTGTTGTGTTTTTCGTTATGCCTGTTTATCATTTTATTTTTCCATTTTACATACCATTTCTGGTGATGCAGTGAAAGCAATAAATATAAGGTAACTGTTCCAACAATAGCAATGATAAACATACTGAGGCCTACTGCCACACCAACTGCGGCAGTACACCAAACCGTGGCTGCTGTTGTAAGTCCATGAGATGTTCCGGCACTGTCGTTCCGATAAATAATACCAGCTCCAAGAAAGCCTACACCTGTAACAATATTGGCTATTACCCGGGAGATAGCAGCAGCATCACCTACAAGATGAGCCGCAACAGCAGTAAATAAAGTAGCTCCGATACAAACAGCGGCATAGGTTCTTATACCGGCATTGCGGGCGTGTTTCTCTCTGTCAAAGCCAATAAAAGTACCCAACAGAAACGAAACGATGAGTTTCCCAACAATTATTAATTCGAATCGAACATCCATTTTTTCAATATTTACATAACATAATAGGTATTTGGATTTTCTTCAGCCGGCAGATTTCTATCACCTATCATCTGTTTTAAATTAATATCCATGGTAGCGGATAAACTTATTACTGGGATATCCATCGGTGTATTTTTAAAATGTTTGGGTAGAGGAGCCCTGCCGCTCAAGGTTTCCCATTTTCATAAATGAGGCAAACAAAGCAGGGCTCCGACCCATCCTATTTTTATTCTTCTTCCTCTACATTATTCATCTTCGACAATAAATCATAAGCTCCGTTAATCACCACGCTAATTTTCCTGTTAAACCCTCCTGGTAAAATCACTTCGGTATAACCATTTTCTGAAACGCCAGTCGTCACTTCAATTCTTTTAAACAGAATATGCTTTTCTGTAGCGACTTCATTTTTCCCATCGGCAGGTTTCTTTTCACTATTCTTTTCATTTGCTACTATAAAAATGTAAGATTTCCCTGCTGATTGAACGATAGCTTTATCAGGCAGCGCAGTAGTGGTAGCAATACCTGTTTCTACAATTCCCTTTAAATACATCCCTGGCAACAGGTTATTATCTTCCTGAGACAGATGTCCATGAACCCTAACCGTTCTTTCAGCGCTGATTTCACGACCAATTAAATGCACATCTGCAAACCGCTCCTTTGTTTCATTATTCAATAAAAAACGAATTTTCTGACCAATCTTTAATTTCGGAACATCCTTTTCAAAAATGATCAGTTCTGCATGAAGGTGACGGGTATCTACAATTTCAAATAGTTCCTGGTTAGCGTTTACAAACTTCCCTATATTCACCAATACTTTAGTAACATAGCCCGATATAGGAGCATAAATATTTGCCCTGCCTGAAATGTTTTCCGGGTTGATTTTCTCAGGATTGATATTGATAAGCCCTAGTTTTGATTTTAATCCCTGTACTCTTGCCGTCATACTGTTATACTCGCTGCTGGCTTTTTGCAAGGTTTTTTTTGCATTTACATTTTCTTTTGCCAACTCTTGTTGTCTTTCTAATTCTTCTTTCAGGTAAATCAACTGACTTTTATAATCCAGATAATCCTGCTGAAGCTGGATAAATTCAGGATTCTCGAGTACGGCGATAACTTCACCCTTTACCACGGGCTTCCCCTGCAGCAAATCGGTATTTTTTAATGTGCCTCCATAGGGAGAAGAAACCGTTAATAGCTGTTGCGGAGGAACATCCAGTACTCCTGTAGCCTTGATAACGCTGCTGAGTTTTTTTTCTTCTACAACACCATACTGAATGTCGACTGTTTTAAACTGGTCTTCCGACAAGCCCACAATATCTGCTTCTTCAGTTTTCGTTACTTCAATCGGAGCTGCTTCTGTATTTCCTTTGGAAGAGCAGGATGAAAGCCATATAGTAGCCGCTGTAAGTATAATAAGTGAATTCAAAAATTTCTGTTTCATATTAATTTTATTTTACCCCGTTCTGATTAATTGATGCCACCGATAAATTCGATAGCAATGACGGTTTGATTATATTGATTTAAAAGTTTGGTATATCCCTGTTTTACAACAACGGCATTATTGAGTGATTGTGTCAATTCATAATAACCGATTTCGCCGGCAGTAAAAGCTCTTTGTGCCTGCGTAATGATGAGATTGGCCTGCGGCAAAGCTGTATTTCGGTAATAGTTTATTTGAACTTTTTGTTTTTGCAATTCTCCAAACAGTGTTGTTAATTCACCTTGCAGGGTGAATTGATAATTGGTCAGTTCTGCTTCACGGCGCACCCGGTTTACTTCTGCCGCTTTTACTTTTTCTTTTTGCGCCCTGGCAAATATGGGAATACTGATGCCTAAATTAACTCCTTGAAAACGACTGCCAACACCATAATATTTATCAACTCCATTCACAGTTTGATACCCTACTAAAGACTGGTTGAAATAGCCTACCGAGAAATCTGGTCTTAATCTTGACTGCTCAACAGCTTTCTCTTTGTTTGCAATATCAATCTGCTGTTTAATAAATGCAAGTGTGGGGTTAGCTGCAATGGCAGCGGTATCAAAATTTACCTGTATCCGCTTTTCAACAAGTAATGTGTCGGCAATTGACGTAACAGAAGAATCTGCAGTGAACACTTTCAGACGATTTAATTCAATCCGGTAA is a genomic window of Sediminibacterium sp. TEGAF015 containing:
- a CDS encoding efflux RND transporter periplasmic adaptor subunit, which translates into the protein MKQKFLNSLIILTAATIWLSSCSSKGNTEAAPIEVTKTEEADIVGLSEDQFKTVDIQYGVVEEKKLSSVIKATGVLDVPPQQLLTVSSPYGGTLKNTDLLQGKPVVKGEVIAVLENPEFIQLQQDYLDYKSQLIYLKEELERQQELAKENVNAKKTLQKASSEYNSMTARVQGLKSKLGLININPEKINPENISGRANIYAPISGYVTKVLVNIGKFVNANQELFEIVDTRHLHAELIIFEKDVPKLKIGQKIRFLLNNETKERFADVHLIGREISAERTVRVHGHLSQEDNNLLPGMYLKGIVETGIATTTALPDKAIVQSAGKSYIFIVANEKNSEKKPADGKNEVATEKHILFKRIEVTTGVSENGYTEVILPGGFNRKISVVINGAYDLLSKMNNVEEEE
- a CDS encoding MgtC/SapB family protein — translated: MDVRFELIIVGKLIVSFLLGTFIGFDREKHARNAGIRTYAAVCIGATLFTAVAAHLVGDAAAISRVIANIVTGVGFLGAGIIYRNDSAGTSHGLTTAATVWCTAAVGVAVGLSMFIIAIVGTVTLYLLLSLHHQKWYVKWKNKMINRHNEKHNTD